From the genome of Flavobacterium luteolum, one region includes:
- the hemC gene encoding hydroxymethylbilane synthase: protein MAEKTIRIGTRDSELALWQAHTVEKKLNDLGYKTSIVAVKSQGDIILDKPLYELGITGIFTKTLDIAMINGDIDIAVHSMKDVPTALPKGIVQAAVLPRANVLDILVHKGNPDFTNPSTIATGSLRRQAQWFNKYPNHTVVDLRGNVNTRMQKLQDNDWDGAVFAAAGLERINLKPENFINLDWMIPAPAQGAMLVVAMENDNYTLDALSQLNDIETEICTHIERQFLRTLEGGCTAPIGALVTYNEDQDTLHFQGVLLSIDGKQKLEIDKTVDISEWKKLGFNSAQEILNNGGTELMQKIKESLKK from the coding sequence ATGGCTGAAAAAACAATCAGAATTGGAACGCGCGATAGCGAATTAGCACTTTGGCAAGCACATACTGTCGAGAAAAAACTAAATGATTTAGGTTATAAAACTTCAATTGTTGCGGTTAAATCTCAAGGTGATATTATTCTGGACAAACCTCTTTATGAGTTAGGTATCACAGGAATTTTTACCAAAACGCTGGACATTGCTATGATCAATGGCGATATTGATATTGCGGTGCATTCTATGAAAGATGTTCCAACGGCTTTACCGAAAGGAATTGTTCAGGCAGCTGTTTTGCCAAGAGCTAATGTTTTGGATATTTTAGTTCATAAAGGAAATCCTGATTTTACAAATCCAAGTACCATTGCAACCGGAAGTCTTAGACGTCAGGCACAATGGTTTAACAAATACCCAAATCATACAGTAGTTGATTTACGTGGAAACGTAAATACGCGTATGCAGAAATTGCAGGACAATGATTGGGACGGAGCTGTTTTTGCAGCTGCAGGTTTAGAGCGAATCAACTTAAAACCTGAAAACTTCATCAATTTGGATTGGATGATTCCGGCGCCGGCTCAAGGAGCAATGCTTGTTGTGGCAATGGAAAATGACAACTATACTTTGGATGCGCTTTCTCAGTTAAATGATATTGAAACTGAAATTTGTACGCATATCGAACGTCAGTTTTTAAGAACACTCGAAGGAGGGTGTACTGCCCCGATTGGAGCTTTGGTAACGTATAACGAAGATCAAGATACGTTGCATTTTCAAGGCGTTTTGCTTTCTATTGATGGAAAACAAAAGCTGGAAATTGACAAAACGGTTGACATTTCAGAATGGAAAAAACTAGGTTTCAACTCTGCGCAAGAGATTTTGAATAATGGAGGAACGGAATTAATGCAGAAAATCAAAGAATCTCTGAAGAAATAA
- a CDS encoding uroporphyrinogen-III synthase, producing MAKSVQILSTKILSPLHKQELMKYGVELIEADFIKTENKAFELKDLNESLIFTSQNAVHSVLSDPKSEELKKKNVYCVGLKTKTLLTDNGFNVIAYTGYASDLAEIITLIYGNESYTFFSGNLRRDTLPEALKEAGIKFNEIQVYETTLQPQKIKANPEAILFFSPSGVKSYLKDNTINKQICFCIGDTTAEALSKITKNIIIADQPTIEDVIEDVIHEYK from the coding sequence ATGGCAAAATCAGTTCAAATACTATCTACTAAAATATTATCTCCACTTCATAAACAAGAGTTGATGAAATATGGCGTCGAATTAATCGAAGCCGATTTTATTAAAACCGAAAACAAGGCTTTCGAATTAAAAGACCTTAACGAGAGTCTGATTTTTACAAGTCAAAATGCTGTTCATAGCGTTTTATCTGACCCAAAATCAGAGGAACTAAAAAAGAAAAACGTGTACTGTGTTGGTCTTAAAACCAAAACTTTATTGACAGATAACGGATTCAATGTTATTGCTTACACTGGTTATGCTTCTGATTTAGCTGAAATTATCACTTTGATTTATGGCAATGAAAGCTATACTTTTTTCAGCGGAAACTTGAGAAGAGATACTTTACCGGAAGCTTTAAAAGAAGCTGGAATTAAATTCAATGAAATTCAGGTTTACGAAACTACGCTGCAACCTCAGAAAATAAAAGCAAATCCAGAAGCGATTTTGTTTTTTAGTCCATCTGGAGTTAAAAGTTATTTGAAGGATAATACCATTAATAAACAAATCTGCTTTTGCATCGGTGATACGACCGCAGAAGCTTTAAGTAAAATCACGAAAAACATTATTATTGCAGATCAGCCAACAATCGAGGATGTGATCGAAGATGTAATTCACGAATACAAATAA